In one window of Thermus aquaticus DNA:
- the murI gene encoding glutamate racemase, whose product MRNPKAPIGVFDSGVGGLTVLTALKKALPQEDFLYFGDTARVPYGGKPLSMVRRFAWEIAGFLLREGVKAIVVACNTASSAALPDLAEDLSVPVFGVLEPAAQVAQGYRKVGLIGTQATVGSRAYERYVDLSWAKACPLFVPLVEEGLWDDPVALLIARHYLEEAPEDLEALILGCTHYPYLKRTIQEVLPRVALIDSAEATAGRVAEALAAEGLLNPEGRGQVVHYVTGDPESYKALAERLGVRVEALRRVSLEEL is encoded by the coding sequence GTGAGGAACCCCAAGGCCCCCATCGGCGTCTTTGACTCGGGCGTGGGCGGGCTCACCGTACTGACCGCCCTGAAGAAGGCCCTTCCCCAGGAGGACTTCCTCTACTTCGGCGACACGGCCCGGGTGCCCTATGGGGGCAAGCCCCTCTCCATGGTGCGGCGCTTCGCCTGGGAGATCGCGGGCTTTCTCCTCCGGGAGGGGGTGAAGGCCATCGTGGTGGCCTGCAACACGGCGAGCTCCGCCGCCCTCCCCGACCTGGCGGAAGACCTTTCCGTGCCCGTCTTCGGGGTCCTGGAGCCGGCGGCCCAGGTGGCCCAGGGCTACCGCAAGGTGGGCCTCATCGGCACCCAGGCCACGGTGGGTAGCCGAGCCTACGAGCGCTACGTAGACCTCTCCTGGGCCAAGGCCTGCCCCCTCTTCGTCCCCCTGGTGGAGGAGGGGCTCTGGGACGACCCCGTGGCCCTCCTCATCGCCCGGCACTACCTCGAGGAGGCCCCGGAGGACCTCGAGGCCCTCATCCTGGGCTGCACCCACTACCCCTACCTGAAAAGGACCATCCAGGAGGTCCTACCCCGGGTGGCCCTCATAGACTCCGCCGAGGCCACGGCCGGGAGGGTGGCCGAGGCCCTGGCGGCCGAGGGGCTTTTGAACCCGGAAGGCAGGGGCCAGGTGGTCCACTACGTGACCGGGGACCCGGAAAGCTATAAGGCCTTGGCCGAGCGCCTGGGGGTGCGGGTGGAGGCCCTGAGGCGGGTAAGCCTGGAAGAGCTCTGA
- the rdgB gene encoding RdgB/HAM1 family non-canonical purine NTP pyrophosphatase, which translates to MRVVLATSNPGKVRELRAGLEPLGWTLLSLADFPLRMPKEEGSTFLENALLKAAYVARATGLPALADDSGLEVFALGGEPGVYSARYGGRETDRERNVYLLERMRHLKGEERRARFVAVLVLAYPDGHAEAYEGSVEGVILEAPRGEGGFGYDPLFFIPEAGKTFAEMSLEEKARYSHRGRALEALLKAYEKGPPPREISRLE; encoded by the coding sequence ATGCGGGTCGTCCTGGCCACCTCCAACCCCGGCAAGGTGCGGGAGCTGAGGGCGGGTCTAGAGCCCCTGGGCTGGACCCTCCTCTCCCTGGCCGACTTCCCCTTGCGCATGCCCAAGGAGGAGGGGAGCACCTTCCTGGAAAACGCCCTTTTGAAGGCGGCCTACGTGGCCAGGGCCACGGGCCTCCCCGCCTTGGCCGACGATTCGGGCCTCGAGGTCTTCGCCCTGGGGGGCGAGCCCGGGGTCTACAGCGCCCGCTACGGGGGACGGGAGACCGACCGGGAGCGGAACGTCTACCTCCTGGAGAGGATGCGCCACCTGAAGGGGGAGGAGAGGCGGGCCCGCTTCGTGGCCGTTTTGGTCCTGGCCTACCCCGACGGGCACGCCGAGGCCTACGAGGGGAGCGTGGAGGGGGTGATCCTGGAGGCTCCCCGGGGGGAGGGCGGCTTCGGCTACGACCCCCTCTTTTTCATCCCCGAGGCGGGGAAGACCTTCGCCGAGATGAGCCTGGAGGAGAAGGCCCGCTACTCCCACCGGGGCCGGGCCCTAGAGGCCCTCCTCAAGGCCTACGAAAAGGGCCCCCCGCCCCGGGAGATCTCCAGGCTGGAATGA
- a CDS encoding maltose ABC transporter substrate-binding protein: MRKALALLALGLSLALAQGKITVWTHFGGPELEWLKAQAKTFEKTSGTKVEVVEVPFGDIKQKFILGAPQGQAADLLVSIPHDWLGEMAQAGVLEPMGKYVTQSYLADIQPVAVEAFTFGGRLLGLPAFAESVALIYNKKYVKEPPKTWEEFLDLARRHTTGSTFGFLYNIGDPYFNFGFFRAYGADNVFAKDARGNLDPSKLLLGGEVGEKALQFIKDLRFRYNLVPEGVDYGVADGAFKDGALAMIINGPWALGDYKKAKIDFGIAPFPTPPGAKNPWGPFLGVQGVVVNAYSKNKTAAVNFAKTLVSGKNLVSFNQAGGRVPVSKSAAKSLEKDPVVAGFSRVFALGTPMPNIPEMGKVWGPWGNAISLAIQKPDSNVKKIVEDMVAEIKKAIGR, translated from the coding sequence ATGAGAAAAGCGCTGGCCCTTTTAGCCCTAGGCCTTTCCCTGGCCCTCGCCCAGGGGAAGATCACCGTCTGGACCCACTTCGGCGGCCCCGAGCTGGAGTGGCTTAAGGCCCAGGCCAAGACCTTTGAGAAGACCTCCGGCACCAAGGTGGAGGTGGTGGAGGTCCCCTTCGGCGACATCAAGCAGAAGTTCATCCTGGGGGCACCCCAGGGGCAGGCCGCCGACCTCCTGGTCTCCATCCCCCACGACTGGCTGGGGGAGATGGCCCAGGCGGGGGTCCTCGAGCCCATGGGCAAGTACGTGACCCAAAGCTACCTGGCGGACATCCAGCCCGTGGCCGTGGAGGCCTTCACCTTCGGGGGTAGGCTCTTGGGCCTGCCCGCCTTCGCCGAGAGCGTGGCCCTCATCTACAACAAGAAGTACGTGAAGGAGCCCCCCAAGACCTGGGAGGAGTTCTTGGACCTGGCCCGGCGGCACACCACCGGCTCCACCTTCGGCTTCCTCTACAACATCGGCGACCCCTACTTCAACTTCGGCTTCTTCCGGGCCTACGGGGCGGACAACGTCTTCGCCAAGGACGCCCGGGGCAACCTGGACCCCTCCAAGCTCCTCCTAGGCGGCGAGGTGGGGGAGAAGGCCCTCCAGTTCATCAAGGACCTCCGCTTCCGCTACAACCTGGTGCCCGAGGGCGTGGACTACGGGGTGGCCGATGGGGCCTTCAAGGACGGGGCCCTGGCCATGATCATCAACGGCCCCTGGGCCCTTGGGGACTACAAGAAGGCCAAGATTGACTTCGGCATCGCCCCCTTCCCCACCCCGCCCGGGGCCAAGAACCCCTGGGGGCCTTTCCTGGGGGTCCAGGGCGTGGTGGTGAACGCCTACTCCAAGAACAAGACCGCCGCGGTGAACTTCGCCAAGACCCTGGTCTCCGGCAAGAACCTGGTGAGCTTCAACCAGGCGGGCGGCCGCGTCCCCGTGTCCAAGAGCGCCGCCAAGAGCCTGGAAAAGGACCCCGTGGTGGCGGGCTTCTCCCGGGTCTTCGCCCTGGGTACCCCCATGCCCAACATCCCCGAGATGGGCAAGGTCTGGGGCCCCTGGGGGAACGCCATCTCCCTAGCCATCCAGAAGCCCGACTCCAACGTGAAGAAGATCGTGGAGGACATGGTGGCCGAGATCAAGAAGGCCATCGGCAGGTAA
- a CDS encoding ABC transporter permease subunit: MRHPPGLKGFLLALALLLGLLLLSTGVGLLAYLLLEPHLALPGWTILAVALLVMVPGAVAVGRLFPWLTDWYYFLPALAFLLVFTLYPIGLTVYLAFTDYSGQRNNLPDRSTETAVVKQEGPRLLLEEPVAEALRCDPCQGEPVEVYAEGHRMRARILEAQGAELLLDRAPPFQAEFVAKVNAFRFVGLKNFAFILSQANQALFPVFAWNVVFATATVLLNAFLGLILGLILNNKGLKLRNFYRTLLIVSWALPGVITVQVWVALLNYNFGAINRLLGVLGIYPIPWLNDPDWAKVAILLVNLWLGFPYMMTATLGALSTIPDELYEAARVDGATPWQALWGITLPLLEKPMVPILLSSFAFNFNNFYIIYLLTGGGPAQEGRLATAQATDILISWAYKTAFSAEGQSAYGLGAAISLIIFAITVAISLVNFRVTGALREVK, encoded by the coding sequence ATGCGGCATCCTCCTGGTCTCAAAGGCTTCCTCCTGGCCCTCGCCCTCCTTTTGGGCCTCCTTCTCCTCTCCACGGGGGTGGGCCTCTTGGCCTACCTCCTCCTCGAGCCCCACCTGGCCCTCCCGGGCTGGACCATCCTGGCGGTAGCCCTCCTGGTCATGGTACCGGGGGCGGTGGCCGTGGGCCGCCTCTTCCCCTGGCTCACCGATTGGTACTACTTCCTCCCCGCCTTGGCCTTCCTCCTGGTCTTCACCCTCTACCCCATCGGCCTCACCGTCTACCTGGCCTTCACCGACTACTCGGGGCAGAGGAACAACCTCCCCGACCGCTCCACGGAGACCGCCGTGGTGAAGCAGGAGGGCCCAAGGCTCCTCCTGGAAGAGCCCGTGGCCGAGGCGTTGCGGTGCGACCCCTGCCAGGGGGAGCCCGTGGAGGTCTACGCCGAGGGGCACCGGATGCGGGCCAGGATCCTGGAGGCCCAGGGGGCGGAGCTCCTTTTGGACCGCGCACCCCCCTTCCAGGCGGAGTTCGTGGCCAAGGTGAACGCCTTCCGCTTCGTGGGGCTAAAGAACTTCGCCTTCATCTTGTCCCAAGCCAACCAGGCCCTCTTTCCCGTCTTCGCCTGGAACGTGGTCTTCGCCACCGCCACCGTGCTCCTGAACGCCTTCCTGGGCCTCATCCTGGGCCTTATCCTCAACAACAAGGGCCTCAAGCTGAGGAACTTTTACCGGACCCTGCTCATCGTTTCCTGGGCCCTGCCCGGGGTCATCACCGTCCAGGTCTGGGTGGCCCTCCTCAACTACAACTTCGGGGCCATCAACCGCCTCCTGGGGGTCTTGGGGATCTACCCCATCCCCTGGCTCAACGACCCCGACTGGGCCAAGGTGGCCATCCTCCTCGTCAACCTTTGGCTCGGCTTCCCCTACATGATGACCGCCACCCTGGGGGCCCTCTCCACCATCCCCGACGAGCTCTACGAGGCGGCCAGGGTGGACGGGGCCACCCCCTGGCAGGCCCTATGGGGCATCACCCTTCCCCTTCTGGAGAAGCCCATGGTGCCCATCCTCCTCTCCTCCTTCGCCTTCAACTTCAACAACTTTTACATCATCTACCTGCTCACGGGCGGGGGGCCAGCCCAGGAAGGGCGCCTGGCCACGGCCCAGGCCACGGACATCCTCATCTCCTGGGCCTACAAGACCGCCTTCAGCGCCGAGGGGCAGTCGGCCTACGGCCTGGGAGCGGCCATCAGCCTCATCATCTTCGCCATCACCGTGGCCATCAGCCTGGTGAACTTCCGGGTCACGGGAGCCCTGAGGGAGGTGAAGTAG
- a CDS encoding sugar ABC transporter permease produces MRKVLAFLFTGLVLWGVYWFAATRLFDEGSYRKQVALGSVFVPYGWAYALGVILLLALLIFFYSLAYTALVNRLQGRRRSPWPLFLQGITHLFLWVLILLVYYPVVQVVAASFDPTNNLFSFKRPNTGFLLLDAKVIPYLPEPSLENYARLVEGVVLYPYQVALALLAGLSLLGVAGIGLLRRLLPEEEWMGFWQGRLLLLMALAIFALALSLSPKQFTGQGTETKFLLWVRNTFLISGLTGLLAVLLTATAGYAFARFRHLPGRYPLLLFFIFVQMFPGFLALVAIYYLLSRLDLLNTFTGLVLAYSGGIISFGTWVYKGYLESISPSLEEAAMVDGATKWQVFTKILLPLSAPMFVFIFLLQFVGTYSEFVLANLVLTGVESWNVGVGLRSFTTGQFQTKWGVFAAASVLGSLPILFLFYGFQQYFVSGYTAGAVKE; encoded by the coding sequence ATGCGGAAGGTTCTGGCCTTTCTCTTCACCGGCCTTGTCCTATGGGGGGTTTACTGGTTCGCCGCCACCCGTCTCTTTGACGAGGGCTCCTACCGCAAGCAGGTGGCCTTGGGCAGCGTCTTCGTGCCTTACGGGTGGGCTTACGCCTTGGGCGTTATCCTCCTCCTCGCGCTTCTCATCTTCTTCTACAGCCTGGCCTACACCGCCCTTGTGAACCGCCTCCAGGGAAGGCGGCGAAGCCCCTGGCCCCTTTTCCTCCAGGGCATCACCCACCTCTTCCTCTGGGTCCTGATTCTTCTCGTCTACTACCCGGTGGTCCAGGTGGTGGCGGCCAGCTTTGACCCCACCAACAACCTCTTCAGCTTTAAGAGGCCGAATACGGGCTTTCTGCTCCTGGACGCCAAGGTCATCCCCTACCTGCCCGAGCCCTCCCTGGAAAACTACGCCAGGCTGGTGGAGGGGGTGGTCCTCTACCCGTACCAGGTTGCGCTCGCCCTCCTGGCGGGTCTGTCCCTTTTGGGGGTGGCGGGCATCGGGCTTCTGCGCCGCCTCCTGCCGGAGGAGGAGTGGATGGGCTTCTGGCAGGGAAGGCTCCTCCTCCTGATGGCCCTCGCCATCTTCGCCCTGGCCCTAAGCCTCTCCCCCAAGCAGTTCACCGGCCAGGGCACGGAGACCAAGTTCCTCCTCTGGGTGCGCAACACCTTCCTCATCTCCGGGCTCACGGGGCTTCTCGCCGTCTTGCTCACGGCCACCGCCGGCTACGCCTTCGCCCGCTTCCGCCACCTGCCCGGGCGCTACCCCCTCCTCCTCTTCTTCATCTTTGTGCAGATGTTCCCGGGGTTTCTGGCCCTGGTGGCCATCTACTACCTCCTGTCCCGGCTGGACCTCCTGAACACCTTCACCGGCCTGGTCCTGGCCTACTCCGGCGGCATCATCAGCTTCGGCACCTGGGTGTACAAGGGCTACCTGGAGAGCATCAGCCCCAGCCTCGAGGAGGCCGCCATGGTCGACGGGGCCACCAAGTGGCAGGTCTTCACCAAGATCCTCCTGCCCCTTTCCGCCCCCATGTTCGTCTTCATCTTCCTCCTGCAGTTCGTGGGCACCTACTCGGAGTTCGTCCTGGCCAACCTGGTCCTGACCGGGGTGGAGAGCTGGAACGTGGGCGTGGGGCTTAGGAGCTTCACCACCGGCCAGTTCCAGACCAAGTGGGGGGTCTTCGCCGCCGCCAGCGTCCTGGGCTCTTTGCCCATCCTCTTCCTCTTCTACGGCTTCCAGCAGTACTTCGTCTCCGGCTACACGGCGGGGGC